Proteins encoded by one window of Thermodesulfovibrionales bacterium:
- a CDS encoding MFS transporter yields the protein MNDDKRFFGFGKNVFVTGLVSLFMDMSSEMIYPLVPIFLSNVLGVNKSIIGLIEGIAESTASLLRVFSGWFSDRAGRRKGFMAFGYGISTLSRPIIALATGWHTVLGARFTDRFGKGIRTAPRDAIIAESVDETRYGRAFGFQRAMDTMGAVIGPSLAFFFLTVFA from the coding sequence AAGAGGTTTTTCGGTTTCGGAAAAAATGTATTCGTAACAGGACTCGTGAGTCTCTTCATGGACATGAGTTCTGAGATGATCTATCCGCTCGTCCCCATCTTCCTGTCGAATGTCCTCGGCGTCAACAAATCGATAATCGGTCTCATCGAAGGGATCGCTGAGTCTACCGCCAGCCTCCTCAGGGTCTTTTCCGGATGGTTCTCCGACAGGGCAGGGCGGCGCAAGGGGTTCATGGCCTTCGGATACGGCATATCCACCCTCAGCAGGCCGATAATCGCACTGGCGACCGGGTGGCATACCGTGCTCGGCGCGAGGTTTACAGACCGCTTCGGAAAGGGCATACGGACGGCGCCGAGAGACGCAATCATCGCCGAATCCGTTGATGAGACGCGATACGGCAGGGCATTCGGTTTCCAGAGAGCGATGGACACGATGGGTGCCGTCATAGGGCCCAGTCTCGCCTTCTTCTTCCTGACCGTATTTGCG